TATGCGCTGTACCCGCACATGACGGTCGCGCAGAACATGGGTTTCGCCCTGAGGGTCGCCAAGACCCCGAAGGCCGAGATCCGCACCAGGGTGCTGGAGGCCGCACAGCTGCTGGGTTTACAGGCGCATCTGCAGCGCAGACCCAAGGACCTGTCCGGGGGTGAACGCCAGCGGGTCGCGATGGGCCGGGCGATCGTGCGTCGCCCGCAGGTCTTCCTGATGGACGAGCCACTGTCGAATCTGGATGCCATGCTGCGCGTGCAGACCCGCAATCAGATCGCCGAGCTGCAACGCCGGCTGGGCATCACCACCGTTTACGTCACCCACGACCAGGTGGAGGCCATGACGATGGGGGACCGGGTGGCGGTGTTGCGCGACGGGGTGCTGCAGCAGTGCGCGCCGCCCCGCGAGCTCTATCGCCATCCGGCCAACGTGTTCGTCGCCGGGTTCATCGGGTCGCCGGCGATGAACCTGTTCGCCGTGCCGGTCGTCGACGGTGCGGTGACGTTGGGGGGTTATGCGCTGCCCCTGCCGTCCGAAATCTCTGCCGCCGCAGCCGAGTTGACCGTCGGTATCCGACCCGAGCAGCTGCGGATCGCCGACCGCGGAATCGGTGTCGAGGTGGAGTTCGTCGAAGAACTCGGCGCCGACACCTACCTGTACGGCCGGACCGTCGACCGGCAGGCGCCGCAATCGGTGGTCGCCCGGGTTCCGGGCGGCACCGAGATTCAGCGGGGGAGCCGGCTGGCGCTGCACCTCGATGTGGCGGACCTGCACTTCTTCACCGCCGACGGAG
This is a stretch of genomic DNA from Mycolicibacter terrae. It encodes these proteins:
- a CDS encoding ABC transporter ATP-binding protein, with the protein product MASVTFDSVTRRYPGTDRPALDALNLSVDDGEFMVLVGPSGCGKTTTLRMLAGLEPVDAGRICIGSTDVTETDPGARDIAMVFQNYALYPHMTVAQNMGFALRVAKTPKAEIRTRVLEAAQLLGLQAHLQRRPKDLSGGERQRVAMGRAIVRRPQVFLMDEPLSNLDAMLRVQTRNQIAELQRRLGITTVYVTHDQVEAMTMGDRVAVLRDGVLQQCAPPRELYRHPANVFVAGFIGSPAMNLFAVPVVDGAVTLGGYALPLPSEISAAAAELTVGIRPEQLRIADRGIGVEVEFVEELGADTYLYGRTVDRQAPQSVVARVPGGTEIQRGSRLALHLDVADLHFFTADGARLG